The following proteins are encoded in a genomic region of Musa acuminata AAA Group cultivar baxijiao chromosome BXJ2-11, Cavendish_Baxijiao_AAA, whole genome shotgun sequence:
- the LOC135627436 gene encoding uncharacterized protein LOC135627436 translates to MSASWRGRSNLQSFLESTTPSVPPHKLPKSWCRDLSNLWQLDGKDSVEFFNLGDLWEQYYEWSAYGAGVPVSLHSGEMAVQYYVPYLSGVQIYTNKAPAAPSEHEYKKLTSSDAASECLEEARRTRERIGHMYFEFFESSSPYGRIPLLNKVLELAQSYPGLTSFKSTELSPASWMSVAWYPIYHIPTRRSVKDLSVCFLTYHTLSSLFQDQIHESFTNDLTSFRDGKKNGMKPEEKCDRISLPPFGLATYKLQGSLWTMAGTGDHERITSLLGAAKSWLQQLKVQHHDFTYFTTHFV, encoded by the exons ATGAGCGCGAGCTGGCGAGGCCGCTCCAACCTCCAAAGCTTCCTCGAATCCACGACTCCTTCGGTGCCGCCCCACAAACTCCCAAAG TCATGGTGTCGAGATCTGAGCAATCTTTGGCAACTGGACGGGAAGGACAGCGTGGAGTTCTTCAACCTTGGAGACCTGTGGGAGCAGTACTACGAGTGGAGCGCCTACGGTGCCGGTGTGCCGGTCAGCCTGCACAGTGGAGAGATGGCAGTCCAATACTATGTGCCATACCTTTCCGGTGTTCAGATATACACTAACAAAGCTCCTGCTGCTCCCAG TGAGCACGAGTACAAGAAGCTGACcagttcagatgctgcatccgagTGCTTAGAAGAAGCAAGGAGAACCAGAGAGCGGATTGGGCACATGTACTTTGAGTTCTTCGAGAGCTCTTCTCCTTATGGAAGGATTCCATTGCTGAACAAG GTGCTTGAATTGGCTCAGTCCTACCCAGGATTGACATCTTTCAAGAGCACAGAGCTCTCTCCTGCTAGTTGGATGTCTGTGGCCTG GTATCCTATTTATCATATCCCAACCAGACGAAGCGTGAAGGATCTGTCCGTGTGCTTCTTGACTTACCACACATTGTCCTCTTTGTTTCAAG ATCAGATTCATGAGAGCTTCACAAATGATCTGACCTCGTTCAGAGACGGGAAGAAGAATGGAATGAAACCCGAAGAGAAGTGCGACCGCATCTCTCTTCCTCCATTTGGTCTGGCCACTTACAAGCTTCAAGGGAGCCTGTGGACGATGGCTGGCACAGGAGATCATGAGAGAATCACCTCCCTCCTCGGTGCTGCGAAGTCATGGCTGCAGCAGCTTAAAGTCCAGCACCATGATTTTACCTATTTCACGACACATTTCGTATGA
- the LOC135586861 gene encoding uncharacterized protein LOC135586861, with product MAGKEVREYTNLSDPKDRKWGKGKDKIDDEDITFQRMVAKMQEVAGERGGYLHGRGALDSDDLLYLKEQMEAEEDAERLLRCTEKQAFAAFKKAASLVDSSPAPLPLPLPLRVEPKPKSGIRQQDLLKNIIGIKPKRQKVSSPSSLQSERPTVSSTGDGEGQPGKNISHLTPSKTQKNACLAANVATQEQQEQPVREDTSMKTNGDEANKKPEYTVKSLLGLAYESSDDE from the exons ATGGCAGGAAAGGAAGTGCGAGAGTACACCAACCTCAGCGACCCGAAAG ATCGAAAATGGGGGAAAGGGAAGGACAAGATCGACGACGAGGACATCACGTTCCAacggatggtagcaaag ATGCAGGAAGTTGCCGGTGAACGTGGAGGCTACCTTCATGGGCGAGGCG CTTTGGACAGTGATGACTTGCTGTATCTAAAGGAACAGATGGAAGCTGAGGAAGATGCTGAGCGTCTTCTACGGTGCACTGAGAAACAAGCTTTTGCTGCATTTAAG AAAGCTGCAAGTCTGGTTGATTCCTCACCTGCACCTTTGCCCTTGCCGTTGCCGCTTCGGGTTGAACCGAAGCCCAAGAGTGGCATAAG GCAGCAAGATCTCTTGAAAAACATTATTGGAATCAAACCTAAACGGCAGAAAGTTTCAAGTCCTAGTTCACTGCAATCTGAACGACCGACTGTCTCATCAACTGGAGACGGTGAGGGGCAACCGGGGAAGAATATCTCTCATTTAACGCCATCCAAAACCCAGAAAAATGCATGTCTGGCAGCTAATGTTGCAACGCAGGAGCAGCAGGAGCAGCCGGTGCGAGAAGATACTTCCATGAAAACTAATGGCGACGAGGCCAATAAAAAACCAGAATATACTGTTAAAAGTTTGCTAGGACTGGCTTATGAAAGTTCTGATGACGAATGA